The genomic DNA tgggtccccccccgtgtcccctaaGTGTCCCCCTGGtgtcccctggggtccccccatgtcccctcgTGGCCCTTGggcccccccccgtgtcccctggggtcccctcatgtcccccccatgccccctggggtcccctcgtgtccccccatgtccccttggtgtcccctggggtcccccccatgtccccttggTGTCCCCTGGTGTCCCCCCCATTgttcccttgggtcccccccatgtcccctggggtcccctcctgtccctttAGGGTCCCCTTggtgtccccccatgtccccttggggtccccttggggtcccccccatgTCTCTTGGGGTCCCCCCTGCCCTCTCCTGTCCCCCTTGGTGTCCCCCTGGTGTCCCCTTGGTGTCCCCCCCTTGTcacccctgtgtcccccccattgtcccctggggtccccccatgtcccctcctgtcccctggggtcccctcgtgtcccccccatgtcaccctggggtcccccccatgtcccctgggtccccccccgtgtcccctaaGTGTCCCCCTGGTGTCCCCTggtgtccccccatgtcccttgggtcccctcctgtccctttggggtcccctcgtgtcccccccatgtcccctggggtcccccatgtcccctcgtgtcccccccatgtcccctcctgtccccaaagtgtccccaaaagGGTCCccaaagggtcccctggggtcccctcctgtcccttggggtcccccccatgcccccctggggtccccccatgtcccctcctgtccccaagATGTCCCCAAGGGGTCCCCTGGTGTCCCCTCGTGTCCCCCCCATGTCACCCTGgggtcccccccatgtcccctggggtcccctcctgtccctttGGGGTCCCCTTGTGTCCCTTTAGGGTCCCCTTGGTGTCCCCTGGTGTCcccctggggtcccccccatgtcccttggggtcccccccatgacccctggggtcccctcctgtccccttggggtcccctctgtgtcccctcctgtccctttgtgtccccccatgtcccctggggtccccctggggtcccctcctgtccctttAGGGTCCCCTTggtgtcccccccatgtcccctgggtccccccccgtgtcccctaaGTGTCCCCCTGGTGTCCctggggtccctttggggtcccctcatgtcccccccatgtcccctggggtcccccccatgtccctttGGTGTCCCCTTGTGGCCCCTGGGGTCCCCTcgtgtcccccccatgtcccctggggtccccttggtgtcccccccatgtcccctgggtccccccccgtgtcccctaaGTGTCCCCCTGGTGTCCCCTTGgggtcccctcctgtcccctggggtccccccatgcccccccatgccccctcctgtcccccccatgtcccttggggtcccctggggtcccccccTTGTcaccctgtgtcccccccatgtccccttggggtccccccatgtccctcgtgtcccccccatgtcccctcctgtccccaaagtgtccccaaaatgtccccaaggggtcccctggtgtcccccccatgtcccctgcgtcccccccatgtccccttggggtccccccatgtcccctcctgtccccaaaatgtccccaaggggtcccctggggtcccccccatgtctcttggggtccccccctgtcccctcctgtcccccccatgtcaccctggggtcccccccatgtcccctcctgtccccaaaatgtccccaaggGGTCCCTGgggtcccctcctgtccctttAGGGTCCCCTTggtgtccccccatgtccccttggggtcccctcctgtccctttggggtccccttggtgtcccctggggtcccctcatgtcccctcctgtcccccccatgtcccctgggGTCCCCTCGTGTCCCTTTAGGGTCCCCTTGGTGTCCCCTcgtgtcccccccatgtccccttggtgtcccctggggtcccctcctgtcccctcgtgtcccccccatgtcaccctggggtcccccccatgtcccctaagtgtccctttggggtccccttggtgtcccctggggtcccctcatgtcccctcctgtccccaaaatgtccccaaggGGTCCCCTGGGGTCTCCTCCTGTCCCTTTAGGGTCCCCTTGGtgtcccctggggtccccctggggtcccccccatgtcccctggggtccccccgtgtccccccatgcccccccccccgatgtccccaatgtcccccaacGTCCCCAGGGCGCCCACCGCTTCGACGCCCGCGAGCGCCTGGTGGCGGCGCTGGCCATGCGGGGGCTGTTTCGGGGCTGCCAGGACCACCCCATGACCCTCCCCCTCTGCAggtaaccccccaaaaaaaaaaccccaaaaaccccaaatcccccccccaacGTCCCCAACCCCTTTTTTTGGGGACACCGAGGTCACCTCGATGTCCCCAAAGCCGCTCGGGGGACGTGGTGGAATTCCTGCTCAAGAGCCAGTGGTTCCTGCGGTGCCGGGAGATGGCGCAGCGAGCCCGAGAGGTGACAtcgattttggggtgaaaaatccCAAAATTGGGGCCGGAACAACCCCGTAAAGGTTTTGGTGTCACCTCCCCCCACCAGGCGGTGGACGTCCGGGAGCCTGAAGCTCGTCCCCAAATTCCACGAGAAGAATTGGAAGACCTGGATGGATAACGCGGGGTGagggggaccccaaatcccccaaaatgaccccaaatccaccaacgtgaccccaaatcccccaagtggccccaaatcccccccaagtGACCCTAAATCCCtccaaatgaccccaaatcccccccaagtgaccccaaatccccccaagtgaccccaaatccccccccaagggaccccaaatcccccccaagtgaccccaaatccccccaagtgaccccaaatccccccaaagtgaccccaaatcccccaagtgaccccaaatccccccccaagtGACCCTAAATCCCCCCaagtgaccccaaatccccctaagtgaccccaaatcccccccaagtgaccccaaatcctcccaaGTGACCCTAAATCCCtccaaatgaccccaaatccccccccaagtgaccccaaatcccccccaagtGACCCTAAATCCCCCCAAGTGACCCTAAAGCcccccaaatgaccccaaatccccccaagtgaccccaaatcccctcaaatgaccccaaatccccccaagtgaccccaaatccccccaagttaccccaaatcccccaaaatgaccccaaatccccccaagtgaccccaaatcccccccaagtGACCCTAAAGcccccaaatgaccccaaagccccccaagtgaccccaaatcccccccaagtgacccccaaatccccccccaagtGACCCTAAATCCCCCCCCAAGTGACCCTAAAGCcccccaaatgaccccaaatccccccaagtGACCCTAAATCCCTTcaaatgaccccaaatcccccaccatgtgaccccaaatcccctcaaatgaccccaaatccccccccaagtgaccccaaatcctcccaaaatgaccccaaatcccccaagtgaccctaaatcccccccaaatgaccctaaatcccccccaagtgaccccaaatccccccaagtGACCCTaaagcccccccgggggggcccTAAAGCCCCTAGGGGGTCCCCAAATTCCTCTCGATGCCCCCAAATCCACTTGGGGGGGTCTCCAAAATCCCCATGGGttcccccaaatcaccccaaatgcccccaaatccTCCTGGAGGGGTCCCTAAATCCCCATTGGTgaccccaaatcaccccaaatgcccccaaatccacttgggggggtccccaaatccccctgggTGCCCCTAAATCCTTCTGGgtgcccccaaatccccctgaggggtccccaaaattcccccgggtacccccaaatccccccggTGGGTCCCTAAAtcaccccaaatgcccccaaatccccctggggggtccccaaaatctCCCCGGgtgccccaaaatccccccagaGGGGTCCCCAAATCTCCCTGggtgcccccaaacccccccccaaatgacccaaaacccccccgggagggtccccaaatccccccaaatggccccaaatccccctggctgcccccaaccccccccaaattcccccaaatccctccaagggggggtccccaaatcctccctgacccccccccccaaattttggCAGGGACTGGTGCCTCTCGCGGCAGCTCTGGTGGGGCCACCAGGTACCGGCGTACCGGGTGGGGGCTCCCCCCCCCGAAAACGACGAGGACCCCCCCGAAAACGAGGACCCCCCCGAAAACGGGGACCCCCCCGAAAATGGGGACCCCCCCGAGGGGCTCTGGGTCGTGGGGCGCGACGAGGACGAAGcccgagccgccgccgcccgcgccTGCCGCTGCCCCCCCGCCGAAATCCAGCTGCACCGAGGtgaagccccccccccaaaatcacccccccagcaccccaaaacccaccccagcaccccaattccccccccagcaccccaaaagtgccccccagtaTCCCAattccctccccacctccccaaaatgacccccccagcaccccaaaagtgccccccagcaccccaatttccccccacctccccaaaagtgcccccagtaccccaaaagtgccccccagtacccaaattcccccccaacaccccaaaccccccctcccaattcccccccagcccccccaatAACACCCCtaacacccccaaaacccccccagccccccaatttcccccccagcaccccaaaagtgccccccagtaccccaattccccccccagcaccccaaaagtgccccccagcaccctaattttaccccccctccccaaaatcaacccccagcaccccaaaaataccccccagcaccccaattccccccccacctccccaaaagtgccccccagtaccccaaaaatgccccccagcaccccaattccccccccagcaccccaaaaatgccccccagcaccctaattttacccccccctccccaaaatcaacccccagcaccccaaaaataccccccagcaccccaattcccccccacctccccaaaagtgccccccagtaccccaaaaatgccccccagcaccccaattcccccccagcaccccaaaaatgccccccagtacccaaatccccccccagccccccaattccccccccaacaccccaaaacccacccccaatccccctccagcccccccaaagtgtcccccagtacccaaattccccccccagccccccaatttcccccccacctccccaaaaaTGCCCCCCAGTACCCAaatcccctccccatccccccaatttccccccaaaacccccccttaatcccccccagcccccaaaacccccccaaacccccccctcCTTGTTCCCCAaccccccctaaccccccccacccctcgaggacccccccccaaaatattttaacacccccccccccccccccgcagaccccGACGTTTTGGACACTTGGTTCTCCTCCGCCCTCTTCCCCTTCGCCGCTTTGGGCTGGCCCGAGGAGGTGAGCGccgattttgggggggggggggggggcgtagGGGGGTGTCGCcaccccccccgcgcccccaaaatttgtgaccccccccccccccagacccccgaTTTTCGGCGGTTTTACCCCACGAGCCTGCTGGAGACGGGCAGCGACCTCCTCTTTTTTTGGGTCGCCCGCATGGTCATGCTGGGCCAGGAGCTCACGGGGCGCCTCCCATTCTCCCAGGTACATTTTTTgggccccccaaaaaaattttggggtccccccaaattttggggtccccccaaattttttggggtcccccccatgggtattttcccccaaaaaaaggtgCTGCTGCACTCGCTGGTGCGCGACGCCCAAGGGCGCAAGATGAGCAAGTCGCTGGGGAACGTCATCGACCCCCGGGACGTCATCGCCGGTGCTTCCCTTCAGGTAGGTCCTACAATAACAAAGGGCTGCCCCGGGAGACCCTACAATAACAATCTTCTCCCTCGGGAGACCCTACAAAAACAATAAGTTTTCGTTTTGGAGAGcctacaataaaaaaaaatggtctttttttgggaaaaaacgACGATAACAAAGGATTTCGCTCTTTGTTATTGTAGGGTCTCCCAAAAACAAAAGTTGTTTGTTATTGTAGGGTCTcccaaaaacaagaaaatttgtttgttattgtagggtctcccagttcttttcccttcttaaGAGGTCCTACAAAAACAAGCAGTTCTTCCTTTTTGGGAGACCCTACAATAACAAACAACTCTTTACCGCCTTCGTTTGTTATTGTAGGGTCTcccaaaaacaagaaaaagttgtttgttattgtagggtctcccaattcttttcccttcttaaGAGGTCCTACAATAACAAgaagttttttgctttttgggaGACCCTACAATAACAAACAACTCTTTACCGCCTTCGTTTGTTATTGTAGGGTCTCCCAAAATCGAGAAAAAGTTGTTTGTTATTGTAGGGTCTCCcagttcttttcccttcttaaGAGATCCTACAAAAACAAGAAGTTCTGGCTTTTTGGGAGACCCTACAATAACAAAGAgtccttttttgtttcttttttgggaGACCGTACAATAACAAAGAGTTCTTTTTTGTCTCGTTTTGGGAGACCCTACAATAACAAACAACTCTTTACCGTCTTTGTTTGTTATTGTAGGGTCTCCCAAAATCGAGAAAAAGTTGTTTGTTATTGTAGGGTCTCCCAGTTCTTTTCCCTCCTTAAGAGGCCCTACAATAACAAgaagttttttgctttttgggaGACCCTACAATAACAAACAACTCTTTACCGCCTTCGTTTGTTATTGTAGGGTCTCCCAAAATCGAGAAAAAGTTGTTTGTTATTGTAGGGTCTCCcagttcttttcccttcttaaGAGATCCTACAAAAACAAGAAGTTCTGGCTTTTTGGGAGACCCTACAATAACAAAGAgtccttttttgtttcttttttgggaGACCGTACAATAACAAAGAGTTCTTTTTTGTCTCGTTTTGGGAGACCCTACAATAACAAACAACTCTTTACCGTCTTTGTTTGTTATTGTAGGGTCTCCCAAAATCGAGAAAAAGTTGTTTGTTATTGTAGGGTCTCCCAGTTCTTTTCCCTCCTTAAGAGGCCCTACAATAACAAgaagttttttgctttttgggaGACCCTACAATAACAAACAACTCTTTACCGTCTTCGTTTGTTATTGTAGGGTCTCCCAAAACCaagaaaatgttgtttgttATTGTAGGGTCTCCCAATTCTTTCCCTTCTTAAGAGGTCCTACAAAAACAAGCAGTTCTGGCTTTTTGGGAGACCCTACAATAACAAACAACTCTTTACCGTCTTCGTTTGTTATTGTAGGGTCTCCCAAAGGCAGAAAAGATTTGTTTGTTATTGTAGGGTCTGCcagttcttttcccttcttaaGAGGTCCTACAATAACAAgaagttttttgctttttgggaGACCCTACAATAACAAACAACTCTTTACCGCCTTCGTTTGTTATTGTAGGGTCTCCCAAAAACATGGAAAAGTTGTTTGTTATTGTAGGGTCTCCCAATTCTTTCCCTTCTTAAGAGGTCCTACAATAACAAGCAGTTCTGGCTTTTTGGGAGACCCTACAATAACAAAAAACTCTTTACCGTCTTCGTTTGTTATTATAGGGTCTcccaaaaacaagaaaaagttgtttgttATTGTAGGGTCTCCCAATTCGTTTCCCTTCTTAAGAGGTCCTACAATaacaaacaactttttcttgtttttgggagaccctacaataacaaagagttctttcttgtatttttagGAGACCCTATGATAACAAACAGCTCTTTACCGTCTTCGTTTGTTATTGTAGGGTCTCCCAAAGGCAGAAAAGAATCGTTTGTTTTTGTAGGGTCTCCCAAAAACGGCAAAGCTTTGTTTATTATTGTAGGGCCTCCCAAACAAGGCAAAGCTTCGTTTGTTATTGTAGGGTCTCCTCtcttgcaggagctgcaggagaagcTCCGGCGCAGCAACCTCGACCCCCACGAGCTCGCGGTGGCCTCCGAGGGCCAGGTGGGACCCGTgacccccccaaaacctttCGGTGACCCCCCAAAACCTTTTGGTGACCCCCCAAAaactttgtcccccccccagagGCGCCAATTCCCCACGGCATCCCCGAATGCGGCACGGACGCGCTCCGCATGGCTCTGTGCTCCCACAACGCCCACGGTGAGGAACCGGGGAATGggggggcaccccggggtggggggggggggacaccccaaaaACGTGTCCCCCCCTAAAAAATAACCCCCCCCAAGGTGACGACATCCGCCTGGACGTGGCCACGGTGCTGAGCTACCGCCACTTCTGCAACAAGGTCTGGAACGCCGTCAAATTCGTCCTGGCCGCGCTGGGACCCGAATTCGTCCCCCAAACCCCCGAGgaggtaattaaaaaaaattggggggggggcgccctAAAAACCCCCCCAggggccttcctcctcctcctcttcctcgtcAGGCGGCGCCGCGGAGGCCGATGGAGCGCTGGGTGCTGAGCCGCTTGGCGCGGGCGGCGGGGGAGTACGGGCGGCGCATGGAGGCGTTGGAGGCGCACGGGGCCTTGGCCGCCGCCCACCATTTTTGGCTGCGCTCCTTCTGCGACGTCTACCTGGTGGGTTGGGGTGGCCggccgtccgtccgtccgtccgtctgtccggcCATCCCGGGGTTGTCCGTCTGTCCTTTTGTGTCTTTGAAGGCGTTGGGTTGACCGGCGCGGCGTTGAGCGCGGCCGTTTGTCCGTCCCGCCCAAATTTTTGTAGATCTTTGAAGGTTGAACCCAACCCATCTTGACCTCGTTGAccgtgtccgtctgtccgtccttCCCAAATTCTTGTAGATCTTTGAAGGTTGAACCCAACCCATCTTGATCTCGTTGACcatgtccgtctgtccgtcccaCCCAAATTCTTGTAGACCTTTGAACGTTGAACCCAACCCATCTTGACCTCGTTGAccctgtccgtctgtccgtcccaCCCAACTCCTTGTAGATCTTTGAACCTAATCCATCTTGACCTCGTTGACcatgtccgtctgtccgtcccaCCCAAATTCTTGTAGATCTTTGAACATTGAACCCAACCCATTTCCATTTTGTTGACCGTGTCCGTCTGTCCATCCTTCCCAAATTCTTGTAGATCTTTGAACGTTGGACCCAACCCATTTCCATTTTGTTGACCGTGTCCGTCTGTCCATCCTTCCCAAATTCTTGTAGATCTTTGAACGTTGAACCCAACCCATCTTGACCTCGTTGAccgtgtccgtctgtccgtcccaCCCAACTCCTTGTAGATCTTTCAATATTGGACCCAACCCATTTCCATTTTGTTGACcatgtccgtctgtccgtcccaCCCAAATTCTTGTAGATCTTTGAAGGTTGAACCCAACCCATCTTGATCTCCTTGACCatgtccgtctgtctgtcccaCCCAAATTCTTGTAGATCTTTGAACCCAACCCGTTTCCATTTTGTTGAccgtgtccgtctgtccgtcctaCCCAAATTCTTGTAGATCTTTGAACGTTGAACCCAACCCATCTTGACCTGGTTGACcatgtccgtctgtccgtcccaCCCAAATTCTTGTAGATCTTTCAATGTTGGACCCAACCCATCTTGACCTCATTGAccctgtccgtctgtccgtcccaCCCATCCCGTTACACCTCCCTGACCATCAAACCCGACCCATTTCCACCCGCCTCGccctgtccgtctgtccgtccggCCCTGCCCATCAGATCCTCCCCCCATTGACCTCCCCCGTCCGTCTGTCCCACCTGACCCCACCTTTCACGGGGTGCCGGTGTCCATCTGTCCGTCCGCCGGGCTTCCTGGAGCCCTGACGTCAGCCCGGCCTCGCCTCGATGGGCgcgtccgtctgtccgtccgtcctGCCCAACCTGTTGAGTCTCCTCGAGGCCGAATGACCgcgtccgtctgtccgtccagCCCACTCATCGTTGACTTTTATCCACCTTGGACCACGTCCATCTGTCCGTCCACCAAAACCTCTCATttctccccaaaacccctccaTACCTCCCAAATTTTGGCCTCCACCCCTCCCTCCGGCCTCCCTTTGATGTCCTTCATCcatctgtccgtctgtccgtcctcTCATCGTCGACCTTCATCCCCCCTTGACCACATCCATCTGTCCGTCCACCAAAACCTCTCATttctccccaaaacccctccgTACCTCCCCAATTTCAGCCTCCACCCCTCCCTCCAGCCTCCCTTTGATGTCCTCCGTCcatctgtccgtctgtccgtcctcTCATCGTTGACCCTTTGACCATGTCCATCTGTCCGTCCACCAAAACCTCTCATttctccccaaaacccctccgTACCTCCCAAATTTTGGCCTCCACCTCCCCCTCCGGCCTCCCTTTGACCTCCGTCCGTCCTTTCGTCCCCCAGGAGGCCGCCAAGCCGGCGTTGCGCGGGCCGGGGGAGGCCGCCGAGACCCGCCAGACCCTCCTGAGCTGCGCCGAGCTGGGGCTGCGCCTCCTCGCCCCCTTCGCCCCCTTCCTGGCCGAGGAACTTTGGCAGCGCCTGCCCCGGGCCTCCCCGGCCTCCCCCACCATCTGCTTCGCCCCCTTCCCCGACGCCGCCATGCTGGTGGGTGCCGCGCCGGGTCCTTTGGGTGCTCCCCGCCCTCCTCCTTTCCTCACCCAccctaattaattttttttgccccctccccaggcccaCTGGTGCTGCCCCGAGGTGGAGGCCGAGGTGGAGGCCATGCGGGAGGTGGTCAGGGTGGTGAGGGCTCTGCGGGAGACTTTCCGCCTCGGCGCCGCGCGGCCGCACGGTGAGTGCCGCCAGGGCTCAAGATGGCTGCCGGGGAGGGGGACGGGCGGGGGGTGTTGGGGACGGGATTTGGGGGGAGTGGAGGGCCTCGAGGCCCAAGATGGCCACTGGGAGTGGAGGTTAGCAAGGCCCAAGATGGCTGACAAGGGTAGAGGTTAACAAGGCCCAAGATGGCTGCCGGGAGCCTCAAGATGGAGGCTGGAGGTCAATGGGAATGGGGGACGCCGAGGCCCAA from Anas platyrhynchos isolate ZD024472 breed Pekin duck chromosome 17, IASCAAS_PekinDuck_T2T, whole genome shotgun sequence includes the following:
- the VARS2 gene encoding valine--tRNA ligase, mitochondrial, producing MQGWAVLWLPGTDHAGIATQAAVERWLWQQRGLRRQELSRAQFLTELWDWKERHGGAILEQLRALGASLDWSRCAFTMDPGFSRAVTEAFVRLHGAGLVRRSRRLVNWSCALRSALADVEVEPRVLGGPTVLSGPGWPRAVTFGVLVRFAYPVEGDDDLELPVATTRPRDHAGGRGRGRAPGDPRYQHLHGRHVRHPFTGRLLPVIADPSVDPELGTGAVKVTPGHGHPDLALARAHRLPPPRGVIGDDGTMRPPGGGWLQGAHRFDARERLVAALAMRGLFRGCQDHPMTLPLCSRSGDVVEFLLKSQWFLRCREMAQRAREVTSILGRWTSGSLKLVPKFHEKNWKTWMDNAGDWCLSRQLWWGHQVPAYRVGAPPPENDEDPPENEDPPENGDPPENGDPPEGLWVVGRDEDEARAAAARACRCPPAEIQLHRDPDVLDTWFSSALFPFAALGWPEETPDFRRFYPTSLLETGSDLLFFWVARMVMLGQELTGRLPFSQVLLHSLVRDAQGRKMSKSLGNVIDPRDVIAGASLQELQEKLRRSNLDPHELAVASEGQAPIPHGIPECGTDALRMALCSHNAHGDDIRLDVATVLSYRHFCNKVWNAVKFVLAALGPEFVPQTPEEAAPRRPMERWVLSRLARAAGEYGRRMEALEAHGALAAAHHFWLRSFCDVYLEAAKPALRGPGEAAETRQTLLSCAELGLRLLAPFAPFLAEELWQRLPRASPASPTICFAPFPDAAMLAHWCCPEVEAEVEAMREVVRVVRALRETFRLGAARPHVAVRCPEEMRAAFRELGPALQALAQAGPLRLLPQGAEPELGPGWVGAPAGPGTHVYLCLQGLVEPSAERSRLSARSRSLQRRLQALTPEGGGDPSAAPPSQQRQVASIQAELARLAQALQALGPPEDAPPLQ